One genomic window of Cyanobium sp. ATX 6F1 includes the following:
- the lpxB gene encoding lipid-A-disaccharide synthase codes for MSRLLISTGEVSGDLQGGLLIEALHKEARRRGQPLDIVALGGERMERAGALLLANTASMGSIGLWEVLPLVLPTLRLQRRVGRWLRDHPPDGLVLIDYVGANVNLGRRLKRLSPSLPIIYYIAPQEWAWRYGEGSTTHLIAFTDRILAIFPEEARFYAAQGARVSWVGHPLLDTLEEQPSRGDARRQLGLSGDEQLLLVSPASRAQELRYLLPPLVAAAARLQRRFPQLRVIVPAGLAGFEEPLKQAVAAVGLDATVVPAAEANRLRPVHCAAADLALTKSGTVNLELALRGVPQVVGYRVSRPTAFVARHLLRFAVPHISPVNLVLDERLVPELLQEGLTAEAIEAAAAPLLEDGPARQRILEGYGRLRCALGEPGVTQRAAAAILDQLPASALPSISAA; via the coding sequence ATGAGCCGACTGCTGATCAGCACCGGTGAGGTGTCCGGGGACCTCCAGGGCGGCCTGCTGATCGAAGCGCTCCACAAGGAGGCCCGGCGGCGGGGCCAGCCCCTGGACATCGTCGCCCTCGGGGGGGAGCGCATGGAGCGGGCCGGTGCCCTGCTCCTGGCCAACACCGCGTCGATGGGCTCGATCGGCCTCTGGGAAGTGCTGCCGCTCGTGCTCCCCACCCTGCGGCTGCAGCGGCGGGTGGGCCGCTGGTTGAGGGATCACCCCCCCGATGGCCTGGTGCTGATCGACTACGTCGGCGCCAACGTCAACCTGGGCCGCCGGCTCAAACGCCTCAGCCCCAGCCTGCCGATCATCTACTACATCGCCCCCCAGGAATGGGCCTGGCGTTATGGCGAGGGCAGCACCACCCACCTGATCGCCTTCACCGACCGGATCCTGGCGATCTTTCCCGAGGAGGCACGCTTCTACGCCGCCCAGGGCGCCCGGGTGAGCTGGGTGGGCCACCCCCTGCTCGACACCCTGGAGGAGCAACCCAGCCGTGGGGACGCCCGGCGCCAGCTGGGACTGAGCGGCGACGAGCAGCTGCTGCTGGTCTCGCCCGCGTCCCGAGCCCAGGAGCTGCGTTACCTGCTGCCCCCGTTGGTGGCGGCGGCGGCCCGGCTGCAGCGCCGCTTCCCGCAGCTGCGCGTGATCGTGCCGGCGGGTCTGGCGGGCTTTGAGGAGCCCCTGAAACAGGCCGTGGCGGCGGTGGGCCTCGACGCCACGGTGGTGCCGGCCGCGGAAGCCAACCGTCTGCGTCCGGTGCACTGCGCGGCGGCCGACCTGGCCCTGACCAAATCGGGCACGGTGAATCTGGAGCTGGCCCTGCGCGGCGTTCCGCAGGTGGTGGGCTACCGGGTCAGCCGGCCCACGGCCTTCGTGGCTCGCCATCTGCTTCGCTTCGCGGTGCCCCACATTTCCCCGGTCAACCTGGTGCTTGATGAGCGGCTGGTGCCGGAGCTGCTGCAGGAAGGCCTCACGGCTGAAGCCATCGAAGCGGCGGCGGCGCCGCTGCTGGAGGATGGTCCGGCGCGTCAGCGCATCCTCGAAGGCTATGGGCGTCTGCGCTGCGCCCTTGGGGAGCCGGGGGTCACCCAGCGGGCGGCGGCGGCGATCCTGGACCAGTTGCCTGCCTCTGCCCTCCCCTCCATCTCGGCCGCCTGA
- the msrA gene encoding peptide-methionine (S)-S-oxide reductase MsrA — protein MEPASRSILRPIALALVLLLTFVAPAQAAMEEAVFAGGCFWCLEHDLEGLPGVLEAVSGYSGGPGSKPTYAQVSAGGTGHQESVKVRFDSARLSYPTLLRSYWRNVDALDGGGQFCDRGDSYRPVIFTSGASQAEQARASLLAAARELKRPPAALKVQIRPAAAFWPAEEYHQNFAERNSLKYNYYRWSCRRDRRLDQLWGSKARTATPWSAPAK, from the coding sequence ATGGAACCAGCCTCCCGATCGATCCTGCGCCCGATCGCCCTGGCTCTGGTGCTGCTGCTGACTTTCGTGGCGCCGGCCCAGGCGGCGATGGAGGAGGCGGTGTTCGCCGGTGGCTGCTTCTGGTGCCTGGAGCACGACCTGGAGGGCTTACCTGGGGTGCTCGAGGCGGTCAGTGGCTACAGCGGTGGCCCGGGGAGCAAGCCCACCTACGCCCAGGTGTCGGCGGGGGGCACCGGCCACCAGGAAAGCGTCAAGGTGCGGTTCGATTCGGCCCGGCTCAGCTATCCCACCCTGCTGCGCAGTTACTGGCGCAACGTGGACGCCCTCGATGGGGGAGGTCAGTTCTGCGACCGGGGTGATTCCTACCGCCCGGTGATTTTCACCAGCGGCGCCAGCCAGGCGGAGCAGGCCCGCGCCAGCCTGCTCGCCGCGGCGCGCGAATTGAAACGCCCTCCCGCGGCGTTGAAGGTGCAGATTCGCCCGGCTGCAGCGTTCTGGCCCGCCGAGGAGTATCACCAGAACTTCGCTGAACGCAACAGCCTCAAATACAACTACTACCGCTGGTCCTGCCGCCGTGACAGGCGTCTTGACCAGCTCTGGGGCTCAAAGGCCCGCACCGCCACTCCCTGGAGTGCCCCGGCGAAGTGA
- a CDS encoding leucyl aminopeptidase, giving the protein MEFRCTPADASSWASSGNGDTLAVGLFSGEDGTTLEALEAHFGPGLKERLEQRRFKAKPGEVLSFDWLGRRPGTLLLVGLGEAEAFDLAGLRRAAAAAAKASLAAGGTDLGLALPLAGVEPAEAVSAIAGAVRLSLYADQRFKSEAETRPLPERVSLLGFEAAHDGVLAAVGATCAGVELARELVAAPPNVVTPQALADTAAAIARDFGLELKVLERADCEALGMGAYLAVSQASSLPPKFIHLTYHPAGEVRRRVALVGKGLTFDSGGYNLKTAGSQIEMMKYDMGGSAAVLGAARAIAELKPEGIEVHMIVAACENMISGDALHPGDIVTASNGKTIEVNNTDAEGRLTLADALVYACKLELDAVVDLATLTGAVVIALGEEIAGLWSPSDSLAEALVTAGRDGGESFWRLPLQASYIEGLKSPVADLKNTGPRPGGSITAALFLQEFVRPDLAWAHLDIAGTVWSDKGRGLDPAGATGFGVRTLVNWVRSGGPA; this is encoded by the coding sequence ATGGAGTTTCGCTGCACCCCCGCCGATGCCAGCAGCTGGGCCAGCAGTGGGAATGGTGACACCCTGGCGGTGGGTCTGTTCAGCGGTGAGGACGGCACCACTCTGGAGGCCCTGGAGGCCCACTTCGGCCCTGGGCTGAAGGAGCGGCTGGAGCAACGCCGCTTCAAGGCCAAACCCGGCGAAGTGCTGAGTTTCGACTGGCTGGGACGCCGCCCCGGCACCCTGCTGCTGGTGGGGCTGGGTGAGGCCGAAGCCTTCGATCTGGCCGGCCTGAGGCGGGCCGCCGCCGCCGCCGCCAAGGCGTCGTTGGCGGCGGGAGGCACCGACCTGGGCCTGGCACTGCCGCTGGCGGGAGTGGAGCCAGCGGAGGCGGTCAGCGCCATCGCCGGCGCCGTGCGCCTGAGCCTCTATGCCGACCAGCGCTTCAAGAGTGAGGCGGAGACCCGCCCCCTGCCCGAGCGTGTGAGCCTGCTGGGCTTCGAGGCCGCCCACGATGGCGTTCTGGCGGCCGTGGGGGCCACCTGCGCCGGGGTGGAACTGGCCCGGGAGCTAGTGGCGGCCCCCCCCAACGTGGTCACCCCCCAGGCCCTGGCGGACACCGCCGCCGCCATCGCCCGGGACTTCGGCCTGGAGCTCAAGGTGCTGGAGCGCGCCGACTGCGAGGCCCTGGGCATGGGCGCCTACCTGGCGGTGAGCCAGGCCTCAAGCCTGCCGCCCAAGTTCATCCACCTCACGTACCACCCAGCCGGGGAGGTGCGCCGCCGGGTCGCCCTGGTGGGCAAGGGGCTCACCTTCGATTCCGGTGGCTACAACCTCAAAACGGCGGGCTCCCAGATCGAGATGATGAAGTACGACATGGGCGGCAGCGCCGCCGTGCTCGGGGCAGCGCGGGCGATCGCCGAACTCAAGCCCGAGGGCATCGAGGTGCACATGATCGTGGCCGCCTGCGAAAACATGATCAGCGGCGACGCCCTCCACCCCGGCGACATCGTCACTGCCTCCAACGGCAAGACGATCGAGGTCAACAACACCGACGCCGAGGGCCGCCTCACCCTGGCCGACGCCCTGGTCTATGCCTGCAAGCTGGAACTGGATGCCGTGGTCGACCTGGCCACCCTCACCGGAGCCGTCGTGATCGCCCTGGGGGAGGAAATCGCCGGGCTCTGGAGCCCCAGCGACAGCCTGGCCGAGGCCCTGGTGACGGCCGGCCGCGATGGGGGCGAGAGCTTCTGGCGCCTGCCCCTGCAGGCCTCCTACATCGAAGGGCTCAAGAGCCCCGTGGCCGACCTCAAGAACACCGGCCCGCGGCCCGGGGGGTCGATCACCGCCGCCCTGTTCCTGCAGGAGTTCGTGCGGCCGGATCTGGCCTGGGCCCACCTGGACATCGCCGGCACCGTCTGGAGCGACAAGGGCCGGGGGCTCGATCCAGCCGGGGCCACGGGCTTCGGCGTGCGCACCCTGGTGAACTGGGTGAGGAGTGGAGGCCCGGCCTAG
- a CDS encoding GIY-YIG nuclease family protein, with protein MARQGDLFDPQAPLPLGATPAAPELPLLRHQLEQWQQRLIAFQRPLFEAASTSDPPRPAQATLFAHAAVSATELAAAFAPLALTPQHLQFWRWPSAPQRGAALYVVIDQPPHLASPLLLYIGETGRAEQRWKGEHDCKDYLAAYGEATASVGLTGRLSIRFWFDVPTAVRPRRALEQALIQRWQPPFNKETRRRWATPFHAEPA; from the coding sequence ATGGCTCGCCAGGGGGATCTGTTCGACCCACAGGCCCCGCTGCCCCTGGGGGCCACCCCGGCCGCCCCGGAGCTACCGCTGTTGCGCCACCAACTGGAGCAGTGGCAGCAGCGGCTGATCGCCTTCCAGCGCCCGCTGTTCGAGGCGGCCAGCACTTCAGACCCACCGCGACCGGCCCAGGCCACTCTGTTCGCCCACGCCGCGGTGAGCGCCACCGAGCTGGCCGCCGCCTTCGCGCCCCTGGCCCTCACCCCCCAGCACCTGCAGTTCTGGCGCTGGCCCAGCGCCCCCCAGCGGGGGGCCGCCCTCTACGTGGTGATTGATCAGCCGCCCCATCTGGCCTCCCCCCTGCTGCTGTACATCGGCGAAACGGGCCGCGCCGAGCAGCGCTGGAAGGGGGAGCACGACTGCAAGGACTACCTGGCCGCCTATGGCGAGGCGACCGCCAGCGTGGGGCTCACGGGTCGCCTGAGCATCCGCTTCTGGTTCGATGTGCCCACCGCCGTTCGGCCCCGGCGGGCGCTGGAGCAGGCCCTGATCCAGCGCTGGCAGCCGCCCTTCAACAAGGAAACCCGCCGGCGCTGGGCGACCCCCTTCCACGCCGAACCGGCCTGA
- a CDS encoding response regulator transcription factor: MDFTPRLQALRETHAQLNAVLAGRTVLACFGKRSTLSILLADPNRPELVGGATTESEGLALMDRHRPTLLITSDRLEQGCGIELAIGAKERYPDSLVLLLLADIRRRSLLRRAVEAGCDGMCLEKRMGLGTMVDAIQSLVGGGLYIDRELRDLLRESQRGAGPELLDLPTARELEVLELMVKGYTNPEIAKTLVVSEQTVKTHISNLLLKLQARNRAHAVAIGLCRDLVNWPNH; encoded by the coding sequence ATGGATTTCACGCCCCGACTACAGGCGTTGCGTGAAACGCACGCCCAGCTGAACGCCGTGCTCGCGGGCCGCACGGTGCTGGCCTGCTTCGGCAAACGCAGCACGCTCAGCATCCTGCTGGCCGATCCCAATCGGCCGGAGCTGGTGGGGGGCGCCACCACGGAATCGGAGGGCCTCGCCCTGATGGACCGCCACCGGCCCACGCTCCTGATCACCAGTGACCGCCTCGAGCAGGGTTGCGGCATCGAGCTGGCCATCGGCGCCAAAGAGCGATACCCGGACTCCCTGGTGCTGCTGCTGCTGGCCGATATCCGCCGCCGGTCCCTGCTGCGCCGGGCCGTGGAGGCCGGCTGCGACGGCATGTGCCTGGAGAAGCGCATGGGCCTGGGCACGATGGTCGACGCGATCCAGTCCCTGGTGGGCGGTGGCCTCTACATCGACCGGGAGCTGCGGGACCTGCTGCGCGAGAGCCAACGCGGAGCGGGCCCGGAGCTGCTGGACCTGCCCACCGCCCGCGAGCTGGAGGTGCTGGAGCTGATGGTGAAGGGCTACACCAACCCCGAAATCGCCAAGACGTTGGTGGTCTCAGAGCAAACCGTCAAAACCCACATCAGCAATCTGCTGCTCAAGCTCCAGGCCCGCAACCGCGCCCACGCCGTGGCGATTGGGCTCTGCCGCGACCTGGTGAACTGGCCGAATCACTGA
- a CDS encoding DUF1825 family protein, giving the protein MAFFDSEIVQEEAKRLFSDYQQLMELGGEYGKFDREGKKLFIERMEELMERYQVFMKRFELSEDFQAKLTVEQLRTQLGQFGLTPDGMFAQMNLTLERMRRELEASL; this is encoded by the coding sequence ATGGCATTTTTCGATTCGGAGATCGTCCAGGAGGAGGCCAAGCGGCTGTTCAGCGATTACCAGCAGCTGATGGAGCTCGGTGGTGAGTACGGCAAGTTCGACCGGGAGGGTAAAAAGCTGTTCATCGAGCGGATGGAGGAGCTGATGGAGCGCTACCAGGTGTTCATGAAGCGCTTCGAGCTCTCGGAGGATTTCCAGGCCAAGCTCACGGTGGAGCAGTTGCGCACCCAGCTGGGCCAGTTCGGGCTCACCCCCGACGGGATGTTCGCCCAGATGAACCTCACCCTGGAGCGGATGCGCAGGGAGCTGGAGGCGAGCCTCTAA
- the tyrS gene encoding tyrosine--tRNA ligase, whose product MAVGGAGPVGGAGQSADRGEALPSWLERGVVDLFPSGELDHPDQRLGARLAEAQREGRPLRVKLGIDPTGSDIHLGHSILFRKLRAFQDAGHTAVLIIGDFTARIGDPTGKSVTRVQLSAEEVEANATTYLVQLGQGQPRDRSLLDFETPGRLEVRRNSEWLAGLDLPAVIDLLGTSTVGQMLAKEDFSKRYGSGTPIALHEFLYPLLQGYDSVAVRSDLELGGTDQKFNVAMGRDLQRHHGQRPQFALLLPILPGTDGVQKMSKSLGNTVGLQEDPLSTYSKLEKVPDAAVEAYLNLLTDLDLAELPANPRERQKALALAITAGLHGEAAALAAQADAGRLVAGAGGGGVADAEVQEVSLAAVNFPAKAFYLLAALGLCASSSEARRAIQGGGVKLDGEKLADPNQEFGAASELAGKVLQLGKKTFRRLVAR is encoded by the coding sequence ATGGCTGTTGGTGGCGCTGGACCTGTTGGGGGCGCTGGACAATCTGCGGACCGTGGGGAGGCGTTGCCGAGCTGGCTGGAGCGTGGCGTGGTCGATCTGTTTCCCTCCGGCGAGCTGGACCACCCCGACCAGCGCCTGGGCGCCCGGCTGGCGGAGGCGCAACGGGAGGGGCGGCCCCTGCGGGTCAAGCTGGGCATCGACCCGACCGGCTCTGATATTCACCTGGGCCACTCAATCCTGTTCCGCAAGCTGCGGGCCTTCCAGGACGCGGGCCACACGGCGGTGCTGATCATCGGAGATTTCACCGCCCGCATCGGCGACCCCACCGGCAAGAGCGTCACCCGGGTGCAGCTCTCGGCCGAGGAGGTGGAGGCCAACGCCACCACCTACCTGGTCCAGCTGGGCCAGGGCCAGCCCAGGGACCGTTCGCTGCTGGATTTCGAGACGCCGGGTCGACTGGAGGTGCGGCGCAACAGCGAGTGGCTGGCGGGTCTGGATCTGCCGGCGGTGATCGACCTGCTGGGCACGAGCACCGTGGGACAGATGCTGGCCAAGGAGGATTTTTCCAAGCGCTACGGCAGCGGCACCCCGATCGCCTTGCACGAGTTCCTCTATCCCCTGTTGCAGGGTTACGACTCCGTGGCGGTCCGCTCCGATCTGGAGTTGGGGGGCACCGATCAGAAGTTCAACGTGGCGATGGGCCGCGACCTCCAGCGCCACCACGGCCAGCGGCCCCAGTTCGCCCTGCTGCTGCCGATCCTGCCCGGCACCGATGGGGTGCAGAAGATGAGCAAGAGCCTCGGCAACACCGTGGGGCTCCAGGAGGATCCGCTCTCCACCTACTCCAAGCTGGAGAAGGTTCCCGATGCGGCGGTGGAGGCCTACCTGAACCTGCTCACCGATCTGGATCTGGCGGAGCTGCCGGCCAACCCGCGGGAGCGTCAGAAGGCCCTGGCCCTGGCGATCACTGCCGGCCTGCATGGGGAGGCGGCGGCCCTTGCGGCCCAGGCCGATGCCGGGCGGCTGGTGGCGGGGGCCGGCGGCGGTGGTGTGGCCGATGCCGAGGTGCAGGAGGTTTCGCTGGCCGCCGTGAACTTCCCGGCCAAGGCGTTTTATCTGCTGGCCGCCCTTGGGCTCTGCGCCAGCAGCAGTGAGGCCCGGCGCGCGATCCAGGGCGGCGGCGTGAAGCTCGACGGCGAAAAGCTGGCCGATCCCAACCAGGAATTCGGCGCTGCTTCCGAACTGGCGGGCAAGGTGTTGCAGCTGGGCAAAAAGACCTTCCGGCGCCTGGTGGCCCGATGA
- a CDS encoding transglutaminase-like domain-containing protein encodes MTLGLITIELGCDLEVQCAQDTPMLLLMHVHSSRLLDLIGFEQISSEPPSAGTFVLDEEGNRFWRLVAPAGTSTIQLRAHVRDCGLPEPVAPGAPQAPVEELPVQCYPYLRASRYCESDLLAPMAWSLFGATPPGWERVQAICDWVHRRLLFDPSAARSSKTALEAEREGRGVCRDFAHLAVAFCRALNIPARYCTGYMGYTGVEESPEPIDYSGWFEAYLGGCWFTFDARTNQPRIGRVLVGRGRDAADVPILQSFGSHDLNSFRVITIARELEPDQADTTSLGTSSP; translated from the coding sequence TTGACGCTGGGACTGATCACGATCGAACTGGGCTGCGATCTGGAGGTCCAGTGCGCCCAGGACACACCGATGCTGCTGCTGATGCACGTGCACAGCAGCCGGCTGCTGGATCTGATCGGCTTTGAGCAGATCAGTTCAGAACCCCCCAGCGCGGGCACCTTTGTGCTGGACGAGGAGGGCAACCGCTTCTGGCGCCTGGTGGCGCCCGCCGGCACGAGCACGATCCAGCTGCGGGCGCACGTCCGCGACTGTGGGCTGCCTGAGCCCGTGGCGCCAGGGGCCCCCCAGGCCCCCGTCGAGGAGCTGCCGGTGCAGTGCTACCCCTACCTGCGGGCCAGCCGCTACTGCGAAAGCGATCTGCTGGCCCCGATGGCCTGGTCGCTGTTCGGGGCCACCCCGCCTGGCTGGGAGCGGGTGCAGGCCATCTGTGACTGGGTCCATCGCCGTCTGCTCTTCGATCCTTCGGCGGCGCGCTCCAGCAAAACCGCCCTGGAGGCCGAGCGGGAGGGCCGGGGCGTGTGCCGTGATTTCGCCCATCTGGCGGTGGCCTTCTGCCGCGCCCTCAACATCCCGGCGCGCTACTGCACCGGCTACATGGGCTACACCGGTGTGGAGGAGAGCCCGGAACCGATCGATTACTCGGGCTGGTTCGAGGCCTACCTGGGGGGATGCTGGTTCACCTTCGACGCGCGCACCAACCAGCCCCGCATCGGCCGGGTGCTGGTGGGGCGAGGTCGCGATGCCGCCGATGTGCCGATTCTCCAGTCGTTCGGCAGCCATGACCTCAACAGCTTCCGTGTGATCACGATCGCGCGCGAACTGGAGCCGGATCAGGCGGACACGACCTCCCTGGGCACCAGCTCGCCGTAG
- a CDS encoding glycosyltransferase family 4 protein: MAHIAWLGKKSPFCGNVTYGLSTTHALRQRGHQISFIHFDTSAAQQLKGLGQFGHLGDQLFHWAPNALEPGESPEVALPYLVKSQVYTIPSPGAQREFRESLERLRPDVVHASLTLSPLDFLLPDLCQQLGLPLVATFHPAFDAGLRNLTAGTQQLTYQLYAPTLARCDRVIVFSDLQAEVLSRLGVKDDRLAVIPNGVDVDAWRPSALGPSPALAELHQRLGDRRLFLYMGRISTEKNVEALIRAWRLVRPEGCRLVIVGDGPLRNGLQAGSDGDDLLWWGYEPDLDRRIALLQQAEVFLLPSLVEGLSLALLEAMASGTACVATDAGADGEVLEGGAGIVISTQGVTTQLRTLLPVLRDQPVLTAELGRRGRERVLERYTLKRNIDALEQLYGELVPREVVSA, from the coding sequence GTGGCTCACATTGCCTGGCTAGGCAAGAAATCTCCCTTCTGCGGCAACGTCACCTACGGCCTCAGCACCACCCACGCCCTGCGCCAGCGGGGCCACCAGATCAGCTTCATTCATTTCGACACCTCGGCCGCCCAGCAGCTCAAGGGGCTCGGCCAATTCGGGCATCTGGGTGATCAGCTGTTCCACTGGGCCCCGAACGCCCTGGAACCCGGTGAATCCCCCGAGGTGGCCCTGCCTTACCTGGTCAAATCCCAGGTGTACACGATCCCGTCTCCGGGGGCCCAGCGGGAGTTCCGCGAATCGCTCGAGCGCCTGCGGCCCGATGTGGTGCATGCCAGCCTCACACTCTCGCCCCTGGACTTCCTCCTGCCGGACCTCTGCCAGCAGCTCGGACTGCCCCTGGTGGCCACCTTCCACCCCGCCTTCGACGCCGGCCTGCGCAACCTCACCGCCGGCACCCAGCAGCTCACCTACCAGCTCTATGCGCCCACCCTGGCCCGCTGCGACCGGGTGATCGTGTTCTCCGATCTGCAGGCCGAGGTGCTCTCCCGGCTGGGGGTGAAAGACGATCGGCTGGCGGTGATTCCCAACGGCGTCGACGTCGACGCCTGGCGCCCTTCGGCGCTCGGGCCCAGTCCAGCGCTGGCGGAGCTGCACCAACGGCTGGGGGATCGGCGCCTGTTCCTTTACATGGGGCGCATCTCCACAGAGAAGAACGTGGAGGCCCTGATCCGCGCCTGGCGGCTGGTGCGACCCGAGGGCTGCCGGCTGGTGATCGTGGGCGACGGCCCCCTGCGCAACGGACTCCAGGCCGGCAGTGATGGGGACGACCTGCTCTGGTGGGGCTACGAACCGGATCTGGATCGCCGCATTGCCCTGCTGCAGCAGGCCGAGGTGTTCCTGCTGCCGTCGCTGGTGGAGGGACTCTCGCTCGCGCTGCTGGAGGCGATGGCCAGCGGCACCGCCTGCGTGGCCACCGATGCCGGCGCCGATGGGGAGGTGCTGGAGGGGGGCGCCGGCATCGTGATCAGCACCCAGGGGGTCACCACCCAGCTGCGCACCCTGCTGCCGGTGCTGCGGGACCAGCCCGTGCTCACGGCCGAACTGGGCCGGCGCGGGCGGGAGCGGGTGCTGGAGCGCTACACCTTGAAGCGCAACATCGACGCCCTCGAGCAGCTCTACGGCGAGCTGGTGCCCAGGGAGGTCGTGTCCGCCTGA
- a CDS encoding MFS transporter: MSALPPTGASPSPEPVEGQRTAGLQAVLALPEFRRLWCGQVLSQLADKFYIVLMVFLIAQYWVTDTPLSSGALAEAATVLRMDLETRAQMITLLATGIYVANTVPAMVFGLVAGVWADRWPKRSVMVASNGLRAGLTLLVPFCLIDGPHWLGLSWGYWGLVAITFLQSVLTQFFAPAEQAAIPLLVPQPQLLAANSLYQASSMGATIVGFALGDPLLRLLRNLLSHVGLQNGEFLLLPLCYGLAALVLGTIKLEERPRPASTTTVWSEIGEGFEVLRDRASVRNAILQLVLLYSLLAALYVLAISLASTIESLGPTQFGVLLAMSGVGLALGALAVAQVGHGFSRRRLAAAGLGTIAFSLVLLGQVRGNLVITLVLCGLLGVGAAMLAIPAQTTIQEDTPESLRGKVFGLQNNMINIALSLPLVLAGAVVSRYGLLPVLWALAALAVLAALLERPWERC, translated from the coding sequence TTGAGCGCTCTCCCTCCAACCGGTGCCTCTCCCTCTCCTGAACCGGTGGAGGGCCAACGAACAGCCGGCCTGCAGGCGGTGCTCGCCCTCCCGGAGTTCCGGCGGCTGTGGTGCGGCCAGGTGCTCTCCCAGTTGGCGGACAAGTTCTACATCGTTTTGATGGTGTTCCTGATCGCCCAGTACTGGGTGACGGACACACCCTTGAGCAGCGGCGCCCTGGCCGAGGCGGCCACGGTGCTGCGCATGGATCTGGAAACCCGGGCCCAGATGATCACCCTGCTGGCCACGGGGATCTACGTCGCCAACACGGTGCCGGCGATGGTCTTCGGCCTGGTGGCCGGGGTCTGGGCCGACCGCTGGCCCAAGCGCAGCGTGATGGTCGCCTCCAACGGCCTGCGGGCCGGCCTCACCCTGCTGGTGCCCTTCTGCCTGATTGATGGTCCCCACTGGCTGGGCCTGAGCTGGGGCTACTGGGGCCTGGTGGCGATCACCTTCCTGCAGTCGGTGCTGACCCAGTTCTTCGCCCCAGCCGAGCAGGCGGCCATCCCGTTGCTGGTGCCCCAGCCCCAGCTGCTGGCGGCCAATTCGCTTTACCAGGCCTCCAGCATGGGGGCCACGATCGTCGGCTTTGCCCTCGGCGATCCCCTGCTGCGCCTGCTGCGCAACCTGCTGTCCCACGTGGGTCTGCAGAACGGCGAATTCCTGCTGCTGCCCCTTTGCTACGGCCTGGCCGCCCTGGTGCTCGGCACGATCAAGCTGGAGGAGAGACCACGACCGGCCAGCACGACGACGGTGTGGAGCGAGATCGGCGAGGGTTTCGAGGTGCTGCGCGACCGGGCCAGCGTGCGCAACGCCATTCTCCAGCTGGTGCTGCTCTACAGCCTTTTGGCGGCCCTCTACGTGCTGGCGATCAGCCTGGCCTCCACGATCGAGAGCCTCGGCCCCACCCAGTTCGGGGTGTTGCTGGCGATGAGCGGCGTCGGGCTGGCCCTGGGGGCCCTGGCGGTGGCGCAGGTGGGCCACGGTTTCAGCCGCCGTCGCCTGGCTGCTGCCGGTCTGGGCACGATCGCCTTCTCCCTGGTGCTGCTGGGGCAGGTGCGCGGCAATCTGGTGATCACCCTGGTGCTCTGCGGGCTGCTCGGGGTGGGGGCGGCGATGCTGGCGATTCCGGCCCAGACCACGATCCAGGAGGACACCCCGGAAAGCCTGCGGGGCAAGGTGTTCGGCCTGCAGAACAACATGATCAACATCGCCCTGAGCCTGCCGCTGGTGCTGGCGGGGGCGGTGGTGAGCCGCTACGGCCTGCTGCCGGTGCTCTGGGCCCTGGCGGCCCTGGCCGTGCTGGCCGCCCTGCTGGAGCGCCCCTGGGAGCGCTGCTAA
- the recO gene encoding DNA repair protein RecO, whose product MSPERILEGLSLKCGALGENDRLLTLLSAEEGLVRLAVPGARRPKSSLAAAVPLVLLRLQVGGGRGLARVRQLTVARSYANLAGRLEALAAAQSLAELALQLVPSGEGVPGALDDLLMHLGRLETVVSERQGSLEALAISVQAHVHLLALGGYALPLQRCSRSGSALEPPLGDWSWRCSLLPAEGLVIGAVPGALLMLNASELALLQRLTRPALPRTRAGELMGPELVWLRLLQVIELWCGEHLDRRSRSLGLLRICFAPDHPLPPGAGRS is encoded by the coding sequence ATGAGCCCCGAGCGGATCCTGGAGGGGCTGTCGCTCAAGTGCGGGGCCCTGGGGGAGAACGACCGGCTCCTGACCCTGCTCAGCGCCGAGGAGGGATTGGTGCGCCTGGCGGTGCCCGGGGCCCGGCGGCCGAAAAGCAGCCTGGCGGCGGCCGTGCCCCTGGTGCTGCTGCGGCTTCAGGTGGGCGGCGGCCGCGGCCTGGCCCGGGTGCGGCAGCTGACGGTGGCGCGCAGCTACGCCAACCTGGCGGGGCGCCTGGAGGCCCTGGCCGCGGCCCAGTCCCTGGCGGAGCTGGCCCTGCAGCTGGTGCCCAGTGGCGAGGGAGTGCCCGGCGCCCTCGACGACCTGCTGATGCACCTGGGCCGGCTCGAGACCGTCGTGAGCGAACGCCAAGGCAGCCTCGAAGCCCTGGCGATCAGTGTCCAGGCGCACGTGCACCTGCTGGCCCTAGGGGGTTATGCCCTGCCCCTGCAGCGCTGCTCCCGCAGCGGCTCTGCCCTGGAGCCCCCCCTGGGCGACTGGAGCTGGCGCTGCAGCCTGCTGCCCGCTGAGGGCCTGGTGATCGGGGCGGTGCCCGGCGCCCTGCTGATGCTCAACGCTTCCGAACTGGCCCTGCTGCAGCGCCTCACCCGGCCGGCCCTGCCCCGCACGCGTGCCGGCGAGCTGATGGGTCCCGAGCTGGTCTGGCTGCGGTTGCTGCAAGTGATTGAGTTGTGGTGCGGCGAACACCTGGACCGGCGCAGCCGCTCCCTGGGCCTGCTGCGGATCTGCTTCGCTCCGGACCACCCGCTGCCACCGGGCGCTGGGCGATCATGA